One genomic region from Chloroflexota bacterium encodes:
- a CDS encoding NAD(P)-binding protein: MAQKFDIIIIGGGPNGLEIGAYLAKAGQKCLLLEKRFEVGGGLMTEQVTLPDFFHNTHAIYHMMVDYAPVYQDLNFDEYLVKHIKPELQWAMPLKDGKCLCIYTDVEKTCASIAKFSKKDADSYRQMYKLFDEMMKNIVGPQT, encoded by the coding sequence ATGGCACAGAAGTTCGACATAATAATCATCGGAGGTGGCCCCAACGGACTGGAGATCGGTGCCTACCTCGCCAAGGCAGGCCAGAAATGTTTGCTCCTGGAGAAGAGGTTCGAGGTCGGCGGAGGCCTGATGACAGAACAGGTGACCCTGCCGGATTTCTTCCACAACACCCACGCCATCTACCACATGATGGTGGATTACGCGCCGGTCTACCAGGACCTCAATTTCGATGAATACCTGGTCAAACACATTAAACCGGAGCTTCAGTGGGCCATGCCTCTGAAGGATGGCAAGTGCCTCTGCATCTATACAGATGTGGAGAAGACCTGTGCCTCTATAGCTAAGTTCTCCAAGAAAGATGCCGACAGCTATCGTCAGATGTACAAGCTGTTCGACGAGATGATGAAGAACATTGTCGGCCCGCAGACC